TGACGGCCTCTTGATCGGGAATCCCGTAAACCTGTCCGACCCCGCCACTCAGGCTGTGCAGGAATCCAAATTTGATCGGTTCGGCGGCATAGATAGGCACAGAAGCGAGGAAGCCTAAGAGCGTTGCGATTAGCGTAATGATAACGGTTCTTCTCATGTGCTGCTCCTTTCGGGAAGGGTGATGAATGAATTGAAAAAGCTTTAAGGTGCCGGTTTGTTCTTGAAATGACTATTCCTGGAAAAATTTCTTTTTAGCCTTCGGACCACCTCCATTCTTAAATTAAAGCTAATAATTATGATAATGGAAAAGAAAAAGCAATACTAAATATATATTACAATTATTATATATAAAAAGTAATACTTTATACGAACGTAATCAGGTGGGATCTCAGATTAATTTTTTTATTATTCAGTCCGAGTTTATTTCTTAACCGATACCGGTGAATATCGATGGCGCTCTTGGATAAATTCAGGATATCGGCCATTTCTTTACTGGTTTTACCTTCTTTTATAAAATCGGCTATTTGAATTTCCCTCGGGGTAAGCTGCCGGTATTTTGAGGAGAGTTTGCGGGAAAAGGGGGAGAGGATCTCTTTGAGGTTGGATTCCAGAATACCGACATAGGCCAACTCCTTAGCGGCCATTTTGCCTTTTTTGATTTTCTCGACATGGGGTAAGACAAATTCTTTTACATTGGAAAGTACTTTTTCTTCGAACTCCAGCCGGTCGTCCTCCCTTTGTTTCAATAATACCCGCAAAGCCGTATTTAATTCCTGAAGATTATGGGATTTGATCTGCAATTCCTCTTCTCTTTTTTTCAATCCTTTTTCGGCTTCTTTCCAGGCGGTGATATCGGTTAAAGAAGAAACGCTCTTTTTGGTTCCGGGGATCATGGCAATGGTGTTGAAAACAATTTTTATTCTTCCCTGGCTGTCGATCAAACTGTATTCGTAATTCCTGGGGGCTGCATTGGGATCAATGCGTCTCAAACGATGAAATTTTTTCATCCTGGGAAGCTGTTCTTTGACCACGAATTCCGTCCATTTCTTTTTACCTTCCCAATCGCCTTTCCGATAGCCGGTTAATTTTTCAAATTCCGAATTGATCAGGGATATGGTCATATCATCTTCAACAATAAAGGTGGCGGTCCCGGTGGTTTCAAAGATGACCCGATACAGGCTTTCGGATTCCTGCAATCTTTCTTCGAACGTTTTACGTTCGGTGATATCCATGGAATTGCCTAAGATGGCCGATTTCCCTTTAAACAACGTGGAGGTGACGGTTTCCATAACCCAGCGAATTTTTTTTTGCTTGGTAATGATCCTGAACTCGTAAGGAGAGGAACGTTTTCCGGAAAGCATGGCCCGGGCATTTATTTTTACCTGTTCTTCGTCTTCAGGAAAAATAAGACGGTCCGATTTTTTCCCGATCAGTTCTTCAAGGCTATAACCCGTATAGGATAAGGCAATGGAATTTAAGGCCTTAAATTTCCCGTCCTGGACCACATAAATGCCGGTCAGGGAACTATCCCAAATCGATTTATAAATATTGTCGCTTTCGCCCAGGGCCTGCTTCATGGGGGTCTCTTTAAATTCTAACCTCATTAAACGGTGGGTTCCGTTATCACTCCACCCACCCATCATTTTCCTGTTATTTATCCATCCGCTGCTTCAGCGAGACCGCTCCGACCTGAAGATTCGTGACACCGAACCTCGGCAGTGTCCGGATTTCCTCCTCCGATAAGGGACGCAATTCCCCCGGAACCAGCCGGCCGAGAGTCAATGGTCCA
Above is a genomic segment from Deltaproteobacteria bacterium containing:
- a CDS encoding PAS domain S-box protein, which codes for MRLEFKETPMKQALGESDNIYKSIWDSSLTGIYVVQDGKFKALNSIALSYTGYSLEELIGKKSDRLIFPEDEEQVKINARAMLSGKRSSPYEFRIITKQKKIRWVMETVTSTLFKGKSAILGNSMDITERKTFEERLQESESLYRVIFETTGTATFIVEDDMTISLINSEFEKLTGYRKGDWEGKKKWTEFVVKEQLPRMKKFHRLRRIDPNAAPRNYEYSLIDSQGRIKIVFNTIAMIPGTKKSVSSLTDITAWKEAEKGLKKREEELQIKSHNLQELNTALRVLLKQREDDRLEFEEKVLSNVKEFVLPHVEKIKKGKMAAKELAYVGILESNLKEILSPFSRKLSSKYRQLTPREIQIADFIKEGKTSKEMADILNLSKSAIDIHRYRLRNKLGLNNKKINLRSHLITFV